In the Eretmochelys imbricata isolate rEreImb1 chromosome 20, rEreImb1.hap1, whole genome shotgun sequence genome, tggaaagtTGGTGAAGAGGGCTTCTGcgtccatagtggctaggatggtgttttctggaagatcaccaatggagtgtagtttcctcaggaagtcagtggtgtctcgaagatagctgggagtgctcgtagcctgaggagggagactacatagccagacaatcctgctgtcagggtgccaatgcctgagatgatggggcgtccaagatttccaggtttatggatcttgggtagcagatagaatagaTAGAGGCCACTGtggggccagcccagggctccctgctggattctcccccgccacccccaacacacaccaaaACCACGCATAGCTGCGGGGAGACGGTTGCGGGGAGATAAGGCTGGGCTGATTCCatagccctcaccccaccccactgcgGTTCAGTCCCCCTaaggcggggcggggagggagggtccCTTTCACAGAGGTCGGCTTGGGGGCAGAggatggggagaaggggctgCGCACATGTGTGgggctgagtgtgtgtggggggagggccactgctccccctgctgggaggggaTCTATTACACCCATATCACTGACATGGGCtgtgtccctgccgccccctgctggagggaatgagTGCTGCTCTCTGTGCCTGGCTCTGCTGCATGTACCTACCCAGCCAGACCTCACATTTCCCCCGGCCCACCCCtcactcctcctccctttccatCCCCAGAGCTCACCTGCCCAACGCTGCTGGGTGATGACAATTCTGCAGAAGCCAAGGTGAGTGGGGCACAGaccccgggggggcggggaatagACCCTGATTCCCCTTTACGTGCCACGTTACTTTTCACTGATCTCGCCCAACGAGGATTCTGGGGCGCAAACTCACCCCTGGGCACAGAGCCAGTGGCCTGTCCTTGGGAGCCCCTGCAGTCCAGCCGAGGCCTAGGCCTTGCCCCCAGGGTGATTCTCACCCTCCAGGATCAGCAACATCAGGCTGCTGCAACACGCTTTAGCTTGCAACCGCCTTCCCCTGCCATCCTTTGCAAACACTGGGCACCCCTTTGGGGCCAGATGGGGCATTGTCCACGCTCCCTCTGGCGCCTGGCTTCTGAGCCGAGGGATCCTCTCAGGACGGGGTGGGCTGCGATTCTGTGATCTCGTTTCCTGAGCCAGGCCTGGGGCTTGTTTTGCAGAACCTCCTGGGGAGCTTCCGGGCCCAGGCGGGAAGCCTCTGCAAGGAGACGCTGGAGGAGCTGAAGCACATGAAGGTTCAGAGCGCTGAGCCTGTGAAGAGGCAGCTGAAGGTGCCAAGCCAAACTTCGGGGCCTTGCTGGGTTTGTTCCCATTAGGGGGAGGAATCGCTGCTCCTACTCGGATCTAATCTAAGGGCGATAGATAGGAATGCAGCATCTGGAACAGGAGATGAACAGCAGCACTGCCCAGAAATTCCCATGCCTGCCTctccagggggctctgtgcccaAGAAACTGGCTCTCCTCAGTTCCTAGGCTagacaggaccattgtgatcatctagtctgacctcccaggCAGCAATGTCAATTGCAGGAGAACTTGTCTTTCCTTTCAGGGGGATTGTGGGAAGGCAGTGGAGGACTAGCAATCTGGGGATGGGGGGCTCAGGCACTGTGACACCAACACCCCCTACGTTTGCTTGGCCAGGGCTTCTTGGACATTCTGGAGAAGGGGATAAATGTGGTTGGGCAGCAGAACGAGAGCATGGAGTGGAGACACCAGGCTGCAACGCAGCTGATGGCCATAGTGGAGACGCTGCTGAGATTGCTGGCCCAGACCCTGCCTGAGAGCATGATCAGCATCACGTCCACCAATGGCACAGGTCAGCACCCGGCCACATGGCCCCCGTTGGGCTTTCATCACTCGCAGCCAGTGCTCCCGCCCCACGCCCCAccgtgccccctgctgggagtcGGGAGCTCccccacacagccagtgctcccgccccactccccacagtgccccctgctgggagtcGGGAGCTCccccacacagccagtgctcccgccccactccccacagtgccccctgctgggagtcGGGAGCTCccccacacagccagtgctcccgccccactccccacagtgccccctactgGGAGATGggagctcccccgcccccagccagtgctccccacagcactccctgttgggagaggctgggactggagtagccgggagctccccccacagccaggaaAGCACCTTGCCTAGCTACAGGCTTCCTGTCCATGTTCTCTGTTGTGAGCCCTGGCTGGCGCTGTGgttgcagagctggggctggcggTCAGGAAggctggggcccagagccaggagacCGTGACGCTGCAGCAGAGCAAGACGCAGATGGAATTAAAgtgggccagagccccagggcagaAAAATGAAGGTATGTGGTCATCCCCTGTGCTGGGGTGTGTACAGCGATGGGCACGGCCAGGGCATTGGGAgcagcagcacagcgccccctggtgccaggcTGGGGTGTGTAAGGGGACGGGGCACAGCCAGGGCATTGGGGGTAGCACccccagcagcacagcgccccctggtgccaggcTGGGGTGTGTAAGGGGACGGGGCACAGCCAGGGCATTGGGGGCAGCACCCACAgcaacacagcgccccctggtgccaggcTGGGGTGTGTAAGGGGACGGGGCACAGCCAGGGCATTGGGGGCAGCACCCACAgcaacacagcgccccctggtacCAGTCTGCCCCCAGGCCCCTCCTGCCCTTTTCATCCATCTCTGGCTCTCGCAGGCTTCACCCCGGCTGGCCTGCTGACCTACCAGGGGATGAGCCCCATCCTGGACGGTGCTGTGCGGGTGGAGGTGCCCGAGTGGGACAAGATCGGCCAGACGGGGAAGTGGGCGCAGGAACGGGGGCGGCCCAGCTACCGGGTGCTGTCTCCAGTGGTGTCGGCCTTCGTCGGTGACCTGGACACCCGGGCACTCAACCTCTCCGTCAGCCTCCGCTTCAGCCACCCGGTGCCGGTGAGCCCCCGGGCTGCGCATGGGGGGAGGGAGCctggggcgccgggggggggcagagctgggcccatCTAGTAacacccccaccccgggcagcAGGCGaatccacctcccacccagggacAAACTGAggctctgtgcccccagccctTCGTGCCCCCTCGACCTGCCCTCTTGGGGCCTGGGGAGTTCTCCCCCCCGCCTTGCACCAAGTGTCTCTCTGTCCCCAGGAGAAGAAGGCCGACCTGCACCTCTTCTGTGCCTACTGGGAGACCAGCACCAGGCGCTGGGACTCCCGCGGCTGCAACCTGCAGCAGTTGAATGCCACCACCACCTGCTGCAAGTGCAGCCACCTGACCAGCTTCGCCGTGCTCATGGCCTTCTACGAGCTGGAGGTAAGCGTGGCCCTCActggggcctcagggctgggctggttctgctcttcccctcaatcCTCCCCGGCGGAGCAGGAGTCACTCCAGATTCCCCGCCTGAGTAAACCCGTTCCCCACCGACAGGCCAGGCCCTGGATCCGAGCAGGGGCACAAGCAGCCACGGGCTCAGGGAGACTGCCCAGATAGCGGCGACCGACGTGCCCCCCAGCCTGGCCGGCTCACCCCATTGCATTGCAGGACAGAGCGGTCCCCATCCCCATCGCACAGAGGCAGGGAGGGGTTAAATGCCTCACTCAAGAAGACACAGGGAGGTGACATCGGAGCTGGGAACGGACCCcccctgttaaggaaaagttagcacatgtgactccattttggtttggggcccaccattgtttaaatgccagcacatcatacaccaggaggagtgatccttagatactgaatccctgtgaaaatcctcctccttgtctccagcctgtcttgactcccagtatctggtttttgttagtctctaactccctgtctcttggccttgatgtgaggcctcccatcctgataataaaagttactgatgcatggctttaggaccatgctgtgtaattaacatactggtatagcacgaggaatgcaccaagcagggataggtgatagataagacaagggtttgtttattggctaaggtttccgatgcacgagggcaacatgctttgctaaaaagtatataacctttgtataatctgcattcagggtcccctcccggctagcaggggggcacctcgctcgagcgtaataaacttagtgtcttttgggaactctgcagctgtggactttgtttctgtgcctcagcctagattcgaactgtgcgtgacctatcaggtgtaattcgcagcactggtgtgcgtgtcctatcaggtgtaattcgtaacaccccccagcccccctgctctaacccctagaccctgCTCGCCTCCCAGtgctggaatagaacccaggagtcctgagctgCAGCACCTTTGCCACAAGCGCATCCGTCTGGTCTAAAAGCAGCTCCCCCCTGGGCAGGGGCTTCCACCCCCCAGGTGGGGGCGCTCTGCTCTCTGCCACAGGGGAACAGCCCCAGCCCCTCGCACTTTCTGGCACCCCCGTCGTGCAGGGATCGGTGCCAGGGATTCCCCCTTGGTTGGTGATGACCTTAGAGCCCCCATGGCTCTGGGGCTGTGGGtcagcctggggaggggcaggctgggcagtATCGACTCCATCTGGCTGCTAGACCCAGCCAGACAGTGTGGCTCCCGCAGGCTGCCTGGTGTCACCACTAGGGGGGGGGACACACGGGAACCCTgactaacccccccaccccaccccctggcacAGGACTGGACCCTGGACATCATCACCAAGGTGGGGCTGGTGATCTCGCTGCTCTGCCTGCTGCTCTCCatcatcaccttcctcttctgccgcgCCCTCAAGGGCCCCCGCACCACCATCCACCTGCACCTCTGCCTGGCGCTCTTCATCGCCTACGCCGTCTTCCTCACCGGCTCCTCCAGCACCGGCAACAGGGTACCCGGCCCCCCCGCCAGCCTGGGGCCCCGCTCCCCACTGCGCCCCCTGCGGCCCCCGAGCCAGCCtcaggccctgctccccacagcgccccctgctgcccccgagCCAGCCTCggaccccgctccccacagcgccccctgctgcccccgagCCAGCCTCggaccccgctccccacagcgccccctgcggcCCCCGAGCCAGCCTCggaccccgctccccacagcgccccctgcggcCCCCGAGCCAGCCTCggaccccgctccccacagcaccccctgctggcagctccccccacagccagcctcgggccccgctccccacagcgccccctgctgcccccgagCCAGCCTCggaccccgctccccacagcgccccctgcggcCCCCGAGCCAGCCTGGGGCCCCGCTCCCCACTgcgcccccctgctgcccctcagcCAGCCTcgggccccgctccccacagcgccccctgctgcccctcagcCAGCCTcgggccccgctccccacagcgccccctgctggcagctccccccacagccagcctcgggccccgctccccacagcgccccctgctgcccccgagccagcctggggccccgctccccacagtgccccttgctgtcccccagccagcctcggaccccactccccacagcgccccctgctggcagctccccccacagccagcctggGGCCCCGCTCCCCACTGCGCCCCCTGCGGCCCCCGAGCCAGCCtcaggccctgctccccacagcgccccctgctggcagctcccccatagccagccttgcaccccactcccccacagcgccccctgctgggagctcccccccaACCAGCCTCGGgctccgctccccacagcgccccctgctgcccccagccagcctcaggccccgctccccacagcgcccccttcTGGGAGCGCTTTCCCAGCGAGCCTCAGGCcccgcagcaccccctgctgccccccagccagcctggggccccgctccccacagcgccccctgctgcccccgagccagcctggggccccgctccccacagtgCCCCTTGCTGTCCCCAGGTTGGGGCGGGAGAAGCCAGGAGCTACCCCCACAGCCAGCAGTCCTGCCTTGCTTCCCACAGTGCCCCGCCAGCATCTGGGGCTGAAGTagccgggagctccccccacagccagtgctcctgccccgctcgctacagcgccccccgctgggctggggctggagtagccggGAGCCCAGCCCTGACGTGCCCACACCCCCTTGGCTACAGGTGGTGTGCGGCGTGGTGGCCGGGCTCCTGCATTACTTCTTCCTGGCCGCCTTCTGCTGGATGTGCCTGGAGGGCGCCGAGCTCTACCTGCTGGTGGTTCAGGTCTTCACCCCCCACGGCCTCCGGCGTCATTACATGTTCCTGCTGGGCTACGGCGTGCCGGCCCTCGTCGTGGGCCTCTCGGCCGCCACCTACCACACGGGCTACGGCACGGCGCGCCAGTGAGTCaccgggctggggcggggcaggcccCCTGCTCGCGGCCAGGGGCTCGTGGGGGACAGGGCAGCACACGGGAAGAAGAGCGGCTCAGCCGGGTGGGCCGTGGCCATCTGGGCCCaccaggggagaggaggggcggGCCCCCCTGGGGTGGGTGAGgccagggtgagggagggggcaccCGCCTGCCACTTGGGccagggcccccgcccgggacaCTTGTACAACGCAAGGAAGCGCCCAGGCAccaagggggggtgggggtgggctggcATGTCTCCATACCCCACTCTGCCAGTGCTggggagacccccaccccacagggcccCCTGCTGGCAGGTGAGTGACTAACCCCCAtatctgtccctcccccccacagctgcTGGCTCTCGCTGGACAACGACTTCATTTGGAGCTTCCTGGCGCCCGTCTGCATCATCATCGCGGTaaaccccccttccccagcccagccccatgccAGCGCTAGTCCCCAAGCTGGCCCCGGAGGGCCTGGCTGTCGGCTGTCCCTCGCTTCTTTCCTCggccacccagccccagctccggggCAGCTGGGCCCCTCGCTGGTtgtcccccagcccaccccagaggcagagctgggtcaCTACAGGGCTTGGGgtgccctgggcccaggcaagggGCTGCCCCATGGGCCGCACAGCTGGTAAATCCCATAGTCCCAACCCTTGGGACACACTTGCCGCTCTCCCAACcagcctcccccctgcccccgacaGGTCAACGCCGTGATCTTCGTGGTCACCGTCTGGAAGCTGTCCCTGAAATTCGCCGACATCAACCCTGACATGAGCCAGCTGAAGAAGCTCAGGTAGCGGACAGGCAGGCGTGGCCCCCAGGGCAGCAGAGACCCTGGCAGTGCCCTGCTGACCCCACTTGCGGGAGGGGGATATAATTAGCAGGATGTTATCCCCCCCCATGCgtgggggggtagggggtaacctgggggagggggccacaTATGAGTaacattttcccccaccccctactggctggggggggcagagctggggacatgggggctgtgtgtgggagaTGTCAGTCACATGCCACACAGGCGGGGCCCTAGGAGGTGGGGCcccgagggggggaggggaggtgagctGTGACTGAGGGGCAGGGCCATGTGACTggttcccccccccacagggTGCTCACCATCACGGCCATTGCCCAGCTCTGCATCCTGGGCACCACCTGGATCTTCGGCATGTTCCAGTTCAACCAGCGCAGCCTGGTCGTCTCCTACATCTTCACCATCCTCAACAGCCTGCAGGGGCTCTTCATCTTCCTGCTGCACTGTCTGCTCAAGCAACAGGCCAGTCTCCCCCTAGCCGGCGCTCAGCCTcagccccacagtgcccccctcccgccccgggcACTGCCACAGCCAGCGCTCAACTGCCCCCAGCAGCGCCCCACAGCCGGTGCTTAATGGCCACCCCACCGCCAGcgctcaccccctgccccacagcgtcACCCCACCCCTGGGCTCCTTCCACAGCCAGCACTCAACTGCCCCCAGCCGGTGCTTAAcggccaccccacagccagccctcactccctgccccacagtgtcACCCCACCCCTGGCCTCCTTCCACAGCCAGCACTCAACTGCCCCCAGCCGGTGCTTAAcggccaccccacagccagccctcactccctgccccacagtgtcACCCCACCCCTGGCCTCCTTCCACAGTtggtgctcaacccctgccccacagccacccccccagcacccccacagccagcaccccacccCTGGGCTCCTTCCACAGCTGGTGCTCAACCCctaccccacagcccccccccccgctgggggctcccccctgctgggagctccccctaGTGTCC is a window encoding:
- the ADGRE5 gene encoding adhesion G protein-coupled receptor E5 isoform X2 — translated: MAPARRLLTLGLCIALCLWGTVAQNNSVQGTTEDCNNHVLCPSNAMCVNNTHCTCLDGYWSGKNRFFTDVTETCDDINECLEPSPADCGRNTNCSNMAGSYFCICLSGYELSSGKTIFMNASENTCQDIDECRGPSPADCGPHANCTNLPGSYFCICTDGYESSSGKANFTHSSENTCQDIDECRGPSPADCGPHANCTNVPGNYSCSCTDGYEPSSGKAKFMHARENTCQDIDECRKTPDICGPNATCINTKGSYRCECRAGYVPSNRNTTLCKELTCPTLLGDDNSAEAKNLLGSFRAQAGSLCKETLEELKHMKVQSAEPVKRQLKGFLDILEKGINVVGQQNESMEWRHQAATQLMAIVETLLRLLAQTLPESMISITSTNGTELGLAVRKAGAQSQETVTLQQSKTQMELKWARAPGQKNEGFTPAGLLTYQGMSPILDGAVRVEVPEWDKIGQTGKWAQERGRPSYRVLSPVVSAFVGDLDTRALNLSVSLRFSHPVPEKKADLHLFCAYWETSTRRWDSRGCNLQQLNATTTCCKCSHLTSFAVLMAFYELEDWTLDIITKVGLVISLLCLLLSIITFLFCRALKGPRTTIHLHLCLALFIAYAVFLTGSSSTGNRVVCGVVAGLLHYFFLAAFCWMCLEGAELYLLVVQVFTPHGLRRHYMFLLGYGVPALVVGLSAATYHTGYGTARHCWLSLDNDFIWSFLAPVCIIIAVNAVIFVVTVWKLSLKFADINPDMSQLKKLRVLTITAIAQLCILGTTWIFGMFQFNQRSLVVSYIFTILNSLQGLFIFLLHCLLKQQVRDEYRRWLRCGGLKGPAKYSEFSSSTTTRGLQPSQESGL
- the ADGRE5 gene encoding adhesion G protein-coupled receptor E5 isoform X1, translating into MAPARRLLTLGLCIALCLWGTVAQNNSVQGTTEDCNNHVLCPSNAMCVNNTHCTCLDGYWSGKNRFFTDVTETCDDINECLEPSPADCGRNTNCSNMAGSYFCICLSGYELSSGKTIFMNASENTCQDIDECRGPSPADCGPHANCTNLPGSYFCICTDGYESSSGKANFTHSSENTCQDIDECRGPSPADCGPHANCTNVPGNYSCSCTDGYEPSSGKAKFMHARENTCQDIDECRKTPDICGPNATCINTKGSYRCECRAGYVPSNRNTTLCKELTCPTLLGDDNSAEAKNLLGSFRAQAGSLCKETLEELKHMKVQSAEPVKRQLKGFLDILEKGINVVGQQNESMEWRHQAATQLMAIVETLLRLLAQTLPESMISITSTNGTELGLAVRKAGAQSQETVTLQQSKTQMELKWARAPGQKNEGFTPAGLLTYQGMSPILDGAVRVEVPEWDKIGQTGKWAQERGRPSYRVLSPVVSAFVGDLDTRALNLSVSLRFSHPVPEKKADLHLFCAYWETSTRRWDSRGCNLQQLNATTTCCKCSHLTSFAVLMAFYELEDWTLDIITKVGLVISLLCLLLSIITFLFCRALKGPRTTIHLHLCLALFIAYAVFLTGSSSTGNRVVCGVVAGLLHYFFLAAFCWMCLEGAELYLLVVQVFTPHGLRRHYMFLLGYGVPALVVGLSAATYHTGYGTARHCWLSLDNDFIWSFLAPVCIIIAVNAVIFVVTVWKLSLKFADINPDMSQLKKLRVLTITAIAQLCILGTTWIFGMFQFNQRSLVVSYIFTILNSLQGLFIFLLHCLLKQQVRDEYRRWLRCGGLKGPAKYSEFSSSTTTRQGLQPSQESGL